One Frankia alni ACN14a DNA window includes the following coding sequences:
- a CDS encoding cation diffusion facilitator family transporter, translating to MPADTDGAPAATPPIPASSAAPAASAECEPVSESLTTPPAPAELPPEARDAIPLQQDGGAGKSESGLTVAVAFVANLVIAIAKTGAALLTGSASMVAEAAHSWADTGNEVFLVMANRRSRRPPEPGHPLGFGREAYVWALFAAMGLFVAGGAVSITHGVQELFAGESGGDYLIGYIVLAVSFLLEGTSFLQSVRQARPEAASMNRDVLEHVVETSDPTLRAVFAEDSAALAGVVIAALGLALHQITGVAAFDALGSILVGVLLGVVAIVLISRNRRFLIGQEADPQVRAATLRALLALPEVDRVTRLRLEVVGPRMITVVGDVDLIGDDIEPNVALRLRGVEAKLSASPAVVDAVLSLSAPDEPSLDPDDTPEPTPAAA from the coding sequence ATGCCCGCTGACACCGACGGCGCGCCTGCCGCCACCCCGCCCATCCCGGCATCATCCGCGGCGCCGGCAGCCTCGGCGGAGTGCGAGCCGGTGAGCGAAAGCCTGACGACACCACCCGCCCCGGCCGAGCTGCCGCCCGAGGCCCGCGACGCGATCCCGCTGCAGCAGGACGGCGGCGCCGGCAAGAGCGAGAGCGGTCTCACCGTCGCCGTCGCCTTCGTGGCCAACCTGGTCATCGCGATCGCGAAGACGGGGGCGGCCCTGCTCACCGGCTCCGCCTCGATGGTCGCCGAGGCCGCCCACTCCTGGGCCGACACCGGCAACGAGGTCTTCCTGGTGATGGCGAACCGTCGCTCGCGCCGCCCGCCGGAGCCGGGTCATCCGCTCGGGTTCGGCCGCGAGGCGTACGTCTGGGCGCTGTTTGCGGCCATGGGACTGTTCGTCGCCGGGGGCGCGGTCTCGATCACCCACGGGGTGCAGGAGCTGTTCGCGGGCGAGTCCGGCGGGGACTACCTGATCGGCTACATCGTGCTGGCGGTGTCGTTCCTGCTGGAGGGGACCTCGTTCCTGCAGTCGGTGCGCCAGGCCAGGCCCGAGGCCGCGTCGATGAACCGGGACGTCCTCGAGCACGTGGTGGAGACGTCCGACCCGACGCTGCGCGCGGTCTTCGCCGAGGACTCGGCGGCGCTCGCCGGCGTCGTGATCGCGGCGCTCGGGCTGGCGCTGCACCAGATCACCGGTGTGGCGGCCTTCGACGCGCTCGGCTCGATCCTGGTCGGGGTGCTGCTCGGGGTGGTCGCCATCGTGCTCATCAGTCGCAACCGGCGTTTCCTCATCGGGCAGGAGGCCGACCCGCAGGTGCGCGCGGCGACGCTGCGGGCCCTGCTGGCGCTGCCGGAGGTCGACCGGGTGACACGCCTGCGCCTGGAGGTCGTCGGCCCACGGATGATCACCGTCGTCGGCGATGTGGACCTGATCGGCGACGACATCGAGCCCAACGTCGCCCTGCGCCTGCGCGGGGTGGAGGCCAAGCTGTCCGCCTCGCCCGCCGTCGTCGACGCCGTGCTCAGCCTCTCCGCCCCCGACGAGCCCTCCCTCGACCCCGACGACACCCCCGAGCCCACCCCCGCCGCCGCCTGA
- a CDS encoding response regulator transcription factor — translation MRVALADDAALFREGLLLLLTTAGYEVVGCVADGDALLDLLAVEPVDVAIVDIRMPPGAEGGLTTAARVRARHPDTGLLLLSHYAETLYLMRFLEIGTERIGYRLKERIAGVQVLTDTLARIDAGEIVIEPVLARRLVDRPAGPSGPLATLSPRESDVLRLMAEGRSNNGIAAALYLSAKSVEKNIASIFTKLDLPADSAAHHRRVLAVLRYLDARASGD, via the coding sequence GTGCGGGTAGCGCTTGCCGACGACGCCGCCCTGTTCCGCGAGGGGCTGTTGCTGCTGCTCACCACGGCCGGATACGAGGTCGTCGGCTGCGTCGCGGACGGCGACGCGCTGCTGGACCTGCTGGCCGTCGAACCGGTCGACGTCGCCATCGTCGACATCCGCATGCCGCCCGGCGCGGAGGGCGGCCTCACGACGGCGGCGCGGGTCAGGGCCCGCCACCCGGACACCGGGCTGCTCCTGCTGTCGCACTACGCCGAGACGCTGTACCTCATGCGTTTCCTGGAGATCGGCACCGAGCGGATCGGCTACCGGCTCAAGGAGCGGATCGCCGGGGTGCAGGTCCTCACCGACACCCTGGCCCGCATCGACGCCGGGGAGATCGTGATCGAACCGGTGCTCGCTCGCCGCCTCGTCGACCGCCCCGCCGGCCCCAGCGGTCCGCTGGCGACGCTGAGCCCCCGCGAGTCGGACGTGTTGCGACTGATGGCGGAGGGCCGATCCAACAACGGCATCGCCGCCGCCCTGTACCTGTCGGCGAAGTCGGTGGAGAAGAACATCGCCAGCATCTTCACCAAGCTGGACCTGCCCGCCGACTCGGCGGCGCATCACCGTCGGGTGCTGGCGGTCCTGCGCTACCTGGACGCCCGGGCATCGGGAGACTGA
- a CDS encoding heme-binding beta-barrel domain-containing protein, with the protein MTEKVGPEWGPLAALAGEWEGDQGVDVAFGNVEGSMITTPYRERVTLKPFGPVDNGSQHLYGLDYKMAAWRFGEENPFHTELGYWLWDAELGHVMRSFLVPRGQTLIAGGVVAPDATSFTLRAELGSTTYGILSNPYLARAANTTLYEVAITVNPDGSFAYDETTTIDHSRVPGSPVAHTDRNVLRPVG; encoded by the coding sequence TTGACGGAGAAGGTTGGTCCGGAGTGGGGGCCGCTGGCGGCCCTGGCCGGCGAGTGGGAGGGCGACCAGGGTGTCGACGTCGCCTTCGGCAACGTCGAGGGTTCGATGATCACCACCCCGTACCGTGAGCGGGTCACCCTGAAGCCGTTCGGTCCGGTGGACAACGGCTCGCAGCACCTCTACGGCCTCGACTACAAGATGGCCGCCTGGCGGTTCGGGGAGGAGAACCCCTTCCACACCGAGCTCGGCTACTGGCTGTGGGACGCCGAGCTCGGCCACGTCATGCGCAGCTTCCTGGTGCCCCGCGGGCAGACCCTGATCGCCGGCGGCGTGGTCGCGCCGGACGCGACGAGCTTCACCCTGCGCGCGGAACTCGGCTCCACCACGTACGGCATCCTGTCCAACCCGTACCTGGCCCGCGCGGCGAACACGACCCTGTACGAGGTGGCCATCACCGTCAACCCCGACGGCAGCTTCGCCTACGACGAGACCACCACGATCGACCACTCGCGGGTCCCCGGCAGCCCGGTCGCCCACACCGACCGCAACGTCCTGCGCCCCGTCGGCTGA
- a CDS encoding TetR/AcrR family transcriptional regulator — translation MGVVPADAPRATVTGAARTGAVATRRRGDGLLAAIFDAVFDQLRTVGYANLTMDRVAAAAGTSKTVLYRRWAAKEDMIADAVRYRLPNPGDVPLTGDVRADVHALLRCVQASFSATRGTALQLVSAEAGCGRPAVRQTIIDHVVEPCVRLIGEVLRRAAERGEIRPESASELVAASGPAMLVQYSLIREPIVPDEFVAAVVDQIVLPLTARSAR, via the coding sequence GTGGGCGTGGTTCCCGCCGATGCACCGCGCGCGACGGTGACCGGCGCCGCCCGCACCGGCGCGGTCGCCACCCGCCGCCGCGGTGACGGGCTACTGGCGGCGATCTTCGACGCGGTCTTCGACCAGCTGCGGACCGTCGGCTATGCCAACCTGACGATGGACCGGGTCGCGGCCGCCGCCGGCACCAGCAAGACCGTGCTGTACCGCCGCTGGGCCGCCAAGGAAGACATGATCGCCGACGCCGTGCGGTACCGGCTGCCCAACCCGGGCGACGTACCCCTGACGGGCGACGTGCGCGCCGACGTCCACGCGCTGCTTCGCTGCGTGCAGGCGTCGTTCAGCGCCACTCGCGGCACGGCGCTCCAGCTCGTGTCGGCCGAGGCGGGCTGCGGCCGTCCCGCCGTCCGCCAGACGATCATCGACCACGTGGTCGAGCCGTGCGTGCGGCTCATCGGGGAGGTGCTGCGCCGGGCGGCCGAGCGCGGCGAGATCCGGCCCGAGTCCGCCAGCGAGCTCGTGGCCGCCAGTGGACCCGCCATGCTCGTGCAGTACTCGCTGATCCGCGAGCCCATCGTGCCCGACGAGTTCGTCGCCGCCGTCGTCGACCAGATCGTCCTGCCGCTGACGGCCAGGTCCGCCCGCTGA
- a CDS encoding SIR2 family NAD-dependent protein deacylase, which yields MTHASQAGRRPPVTASAGRPAATVEAALDAAAALLAGAGALLVCAGAGMGVDSGLPDFRGDAGFWRAYPPYERLGLSFVELADPVHFRDDPTLAWGFYGHRLGLYRATRPHEGFAVLRRWGARLPGGMYVFTSNVDGQFQRAGIDAVAEVHGSIHHLQCVGPCGGEIWPADGVEVDVDPETMRAGEPLPRCPSCGDLARPNILMFGDGSWVSERTDAALRTCESWLDEVTGPGDAGPLVVVEIGAGTAVPTVRRTAESLAGRLIRINPAQPEIRPGAGVSLPLAALPALTALAARLP from the coding sequence ATGACCCACGCCAGCCAGGCGGGCCGCCGCCCACCCGTGACCGCCTCGGCGGGACGACCCGCCGCCACGGTCGAGGCCGCACTGGACGCCGCCGCGGCGTTGCTCGCGGGCGCGGGCGCGCTGCTGGTGTGCGCGGGCGCCGGCATGGGCGTGGACTCGGGGTTGCCGGACTTCCGCGGCGACGCCGGCTTCTGGCGGGCCTACCCGCCGTACGAACGCCTCGGCCTGTCGTTCGTGGAGCTGGCCGACCCGGTCCACTTCCGCGACGATCCGACGCTGGCCTGGGGTTTCTACGGCCACCGCCTCGGCCTGTACCGGGCGACCAGGCCGCACGAGGGCTTCGCCGTGCTGCGCCGGTGGGGCGCGCGGCTGCCCGGCGGGATGTATGTGTTCACGTCCAACGTCGACGGCCAGTTCCAACGGGCCGGCATCGACGCGGTGGCGGAGGTCCACGGCTCCATCCACCACCTCCAGTGCGTCGGCCCGTGCGGCGGGGAGATCTGGCCGGCGGACGGCGTCGAGGTGGACGTCGATCCGGAGACGATGCGCGCGGGCGAGCCGCTGCCCCGCTGCCCGTCGTGCGGCGACCTGGCCCGGCCGAACATCCTCATGTTCGGCGACGGATCCTGGGTGAGCGAGCGGACCGACGCCGCGCTGCGCACCTGTGAGTCCTGGCTGGACGAGGTGACCGGTCCGGGCGACGCCGGCCCGCTGGTGGTCGTCGAGATCGGCGCGGGCACCGCCGTGCCGACCGTGCGCCGCACCGCCGAGTCGCTCGCCGGCCGCCTGATCCGCATCAACCCCGCCCAGCCCGAGATCCGCCCCGGTGCCGGCGTCTCCCTCCCCCTCGCCGCCCTGCCGGCCCTGACCGCCCTCGCCGCTCGGCTGCCCTGA
- a CDS encoding sensor histidine kinase: MTPSAPAGPLDPGASLAPGVLRVAAELPSAGPRGGDLTPVVAWIGAQVGAELVVLRVLDPQDPWEHRWSRPGRADGPAAATVTSAHPIRHHGVEVATLLVTLTALPELDDRRRLDERRRLDEVAAVLGVVIAGAAAQTGARAARRWGQDVLAWIADARQRAASRMESERHALERDLHDGAQLHLVSLQLAAAVVEHRLATATTDEDTATTAVADLGARLDRTQQLLVDTAAGITPVPLQAAGLAPALALSFREAHNVTLDISADVRARRYPPSVESTVYFTCLEAVNNAHKHAPGAAVIVAVRNTYQGLWFEVADAGPGLADAASTGLAQLRARLAAVGGSLHVSSAPGAGTRVAGTVPL, translated from the coding sequence ATGACACCGTCCGCTCCCGCGGGGCCGCTCGACCCCGGCGCCTCACTCGCGCCCGGCGTGCTGCGGGTGGCCGCCGAGCTGCCCTCCGCCGGCCCCCGCGGCGGCGACCTCACCCCGGTGGTGGCGTGGATCGGCGCACAGGTCGGAGCGGAACTCGTCGTCCTGCGGGTGCTGGACCCACAGGATCCGTGGGAACACCGGTGGTCGAGGCCAGGACGGGCAGACGGTCCCGCGGCCGCGACCGTCACCTCGGCGCACCCGATCCGCCATCACGGGGTCGAGGTCGCCACTCTCCTCGTGACCCTGACCGCGCTCCCTGAGCTGGACGACCGGCGACGCCTGGACGAGCGGCGACGCCTGGACGAGGTCGCGGCCGTGCTCGGCGTCGTCATCGCGGGTGCGGCGGCGCAGACCGGGGCGCGTGCGGCCCGCCGCTGGGGTCAGGACGTGCTCGCCTGGATCGCGGACGCCCGCCAGCGTGCGGCGTCCCGGATGGAGAGCGAGCGCCACGCCCTCGAACGGGATCTGCACGACGGCGCGCAGCTACACCTGGTCTCGCTGCAACTGGCCGCCGCCGTCGTCGAACACCGGCTGGCCACCGCCACCACGGACGAGGACACCGCCACCACGGCGGTGGCCGATCTCGGCGCCCGGCTCGACCGCACCCAGCAGCTGCTGGTCGACACCGCGGCGGGGATCACGCCCGTGCCGCTGCAGGCCGCCGGCCTGGCTCCGGCACTGGCGCTGAGCTTCCGCGAGGCGCACAACGTCACGTTGGACATCAGCGCCGACGTCCGGGCCCGCCGCTATCCGCCGAGCGTCGAGAGCACGGTGTACTTCACCTGCCTCGAGGCGGTGAACAACGCGCACAAGCACGCACCGGGCGCCGCCGTGATCGTCGCCGTCCGCAACACCTATCAGGGGCTGTGGTTCGAGGTCGCCGACGCCGGGCCGGGCCTGGCCGACGCCGCCAGCACCGGCCTGGCGCAGCTTCGGGCCCGACTCGCCGCGGTGGGCGGCTCGCTGCACGTCAGCTCGGCACCCGGGGCGGGCACCAGGGTCGCCGGCACCGTGCCCCTCTGA
- a CDS encoding serine/threonine-protein kinase yields the protein MQNLEPGDPSTIGPYHLRARIGEGGMGRVFLATSPSGRLMAVKMVRSELAGDGGFRDRFRREVAAAKLVSGAFTAPVVDADPDAATPWLATQYVPGPSLHEAVARCGPFGPTVLRRLGAGVLEAIVAVHRAGIVHRDVKPSNVLLAADGPRLIDFGVARAADHTELTRAGDVVGTAAYMSPEQAAGGAAGPAADVFSAAAVLVFAATGRGPFGRGDPAAMLFRVVHGSPDLTGVPADLGDVLRSCLAKDPAARPRPDALLRWFADGVEVAAETWPPSVISLVAEHAAAIGAHLPPTRPDPSVWWETPDAPRSPTRIMAATYQPPPPAPQPPQPPPPARTPPPQTPAPPRTPPPQTPPGPQTPPGPQASPGPRTPPPRPAQVPRHPAVADVVFPGRRRRLLVVGSLLVGVGVVLLAVALIVLVDLLFTYRGYNSSGISAALLGAGIFAVLGAGALFPGWWRLRFGLRPPRLTIGPYGLRALCNGQRYDRAWPEVVRADVIRLGRREVLAVWPARPTAPWTGGLPRPGRRNPKGRYRFAWYNPVLQCDIVLDMALLRGRPARRVSAALGAVSVATGRSAPGQDPLRPGAGPGAGPGPAGPGPGW from the coding sequence ATGCAGAATCTTGAACCGGGGGATCCGTCGACGATCGGGCCCTACCACCTGCGCGCCCGGATCGGTGAGGGCGGCATGGGGCGGGTGTTCCTGGCCACCTCGCCCTCCGGTCGGTTGATGGCCGTCAAGATGGTCCGGTCGGAGCTGGCCGGGGACGGCGGCTTCCGTGACCGTTTTCGGCGGGAGGTCGCGGCGGCGAAGCTGGTCAGCGGGGCGTTCACCGCCCCGGTCGTGGACGCCGACCCGGACGCGGCGACGCCGTGGCTGGCCACCCAGTACGTGCCCGGGCCCTCGCTGCACGAGGCGGTGGCGCGCTGCGGGCCCTTCGGGCCGACGGTGCTGCGTCGGCTGGGCGCCGGCGTGCTGGAGGCGATCGTCGCCGTGCACCGCGCCGGCATCGTCCACCGGGATGTGAAGCCGAGCAACGTCCTGCTCGCCGCCGACGGACCGCGCCTGATCGACTTCGGCGTCGCCCGGGCCGCCGACCACACGGAGCTCACCCGGGCGGGCGACGTCGTCGGCACCGCCGCCTACATGTCGCCGGAGCAGGCCGCCGGTGGTGCCGCCGGGCCGGCGGCCGACGTGTTCTCCGCAGCCGCCGTCCTCGTCTTCGCCGCCACCGGGCGCGGCCCGTTCGGGCGGGGCGACCCTGCCGCGATGCTGTTCCGGGTCGTGCACGGCTCCCCGGACCTGACCGGGGTGCCGGCCGATCTCGGCGACGTGCTGCGGTCCTGCCTGGCGAAGGACCCGGCCGCGCGGCCCCGCCCCGACGCGCTGCTGCGCTGGTTCGCCGACGGGGTGGAGGTCGCGGCCGAGACCTGGCCGCCGTCGGTCATCAGCCTGGTGGCGGAGCACGCCGCCGCGATCGGCGCGCACCTGCCGCCGACACGCCCGGACCCGTCCGTCTGGTGGGAGACCCCGGACGCCCCCCGCTCACCGACCCGGATCATGGCCGCGACCTACCAGCCACCCCCACCAGCTCCGCAGCCCCCGCAGCCCCCGCCGCCCGCGCGGACGCCCCCGCCGCAGACACCCGCACCCCCACGGACGCCCCCGCCGCAGACACCACCAGGCCCGCAGACACCACCAGGCCCGCAGGCTTCCCCAGGCCCGCGGACGCCTCCCCCGCGGCCGGCCCAGGTGCCCCGCCACCCCGCGGTCGCCGACGTCGTCTTCCCGGGACGGCGGCGGCGTCTGCTGGTCGTCGGCTCGCTGCTGGTCGGCGTCGGCGTCGTCCTGCTGGCTGTGGCGTTGATCGTCCTCGTCGACCTCCTGTTCACCTACCGGGGCTACAACTCCAGTGGCATCTCCGCCGCGCTCCTGGGGGCCGGCATCTTCGCTGTCCTCGGCGCCGGCGCGCTGTTCCCGGGTTGGTGGCGGCTGCGCTTCGGCCTTCGGCCGCCGAGGCTGACGATCGGCCCGTACGGCCTGCGCGCGCTGTGCAACGGGCAGCGGTACGACCGCGCCTGGCCGGAGGTCGTCCGCGCCGACGTGATCCGGCTGGGACGCCGGGAGGTGCTGGCGGTCTGGCCGGCGCGCCCCACCGCGCCCTGGACCGGCGGGCTGCCCCGGCCGGGCCGCCGGAACCCGAAGGGCCGCTACCGGTTCGCCTGGTACAACCCGGTGCTCCAGTGCGACATCGTGCTGGACATGGCACTGCTGCGGGGACGCCCCGCGCGACGCGTCTCCGCCGCACTCGGCGCGGTCAGCGTCGCCACGGGCCGCTCCGCCCCCGGCCAGGACCCTCTCCGCCCCGGCGCTGGCCCCGGGGCTGGCCCCGGACCTGCCGGCCCCGGCCCAGGGTGGTGA
- a CDS encoding MFS transporter, which produces MSSSPSSSSPASMSPSSMSPASSSSAGQTAAEPSPQEARRARIALVTIVTCQLMLVLDITIVNVALPRIRESLGFSATDLAWVINAYTLAYGGLLLLGGRAGDLMGRRATLLGGIALFTIASLLGGLSTAPWMLVAARVGQGVGAACASPNALALIAANFPPGPARTRAMGAWAAVAGVGGSIGLIAGGMLTTWLSWRWVMFINVPFGLVILLLAPRYLRTPPRREGRFDAAGALSSVVGLASGVYGFLRASSDGWADGRTLGAFLLAVVALAAFLVVESRAAQPVVPLRLVAEAARARTYLLMLLLTGSMLSMFFFGTQVLQEVLGLSALRAGLAFLPLSLGILVSASRASRLLPRTGPKPLMLVGAALSTGGMLWLAQVSVTSSYISVVLGPLLLFGAGLGLLFVPLSVSLVAGVPAEHSGAAASMMVTTQQVGGSLGLAVLVTVFGGAARHARGDAPGGLAPGELARYVLAHGVAEAFTVGAIGVAVIFLTVLLTRPIPVGDTPRPSVPDPATEAGTEVTGTAGAGALDGGRI; this is translated from the coding sequence ATGTCCTCGTCCCCGTCGTCCTCGTCCCCGGCGTCCATGTCCCCGTCGTCCATGTCCCCGGCGTCGTCCTCGTCGGCGGGGCAGACCGCTGCCGAGCCGTCGCCACAGGAGGCGAGGCGCGCCCGGATCGCGCTGGTCACGATCGTGACCTGCCAGCTCATGCTCGTCCTCGACATCACGATCGTGAACGTCGCGCTGCCCAGAATCCGGGAGTCCCTCGGCTTCTCCGCCACCGACCTGGCGTGGGTGATCAACGCCTACACGCTGGCCTACGGCGGCCTGCTGCTGCTCGGCGGGCGGGCCGGGGACCTGATGGGGCGCCGGGCCACCCTGCTCGGCGGAATCGCCCTGTTCACGATCGCCTCGCTGCTCGGCGGCCTGTCCACCGCGCCGTGGATGCTCGTCGCCGCCCGCGTCGGGCAGGGCGTCGGGGCCGCGTGCGCGTCGCCGAACGCGCTGGCGCTCATCGCCGCCAACTTCCCGCCGGGCCCCGCCCGCACCCGGGCGATGGGGGCGTGGGCGGCGGTGGCCGGCGTCGGCGGCTCGATCGGGCTGATCGCCGGCGGAATGCTGACCACCTGGCTGTCCTGGCGGTGGGTCATGTTCATCAACGTGCCGTTCGGGCTCGTCATCCTGCTGCTCGCCCCGCGCTACCTGCGCACGCCGCCGCGTCGCGAGGGCCGCTTCGACGCGGCCGGGGCGCTGAGCTCCGTGGTCGGGCTCGCGTCCGGCGTCTACGGGTTCCTGCGTGCGTCCTCGGACGGATGGGCAGACGGGCGAACCCTCGGCGCCTTCCTGCTCGCCGTCGTCGCGCTCGCGGCGTTCCTGGTCGTCGAGTCGCGGGCCGCGCAACCGGTCGTCCCGCTGCGGCTGGTCGCCGAGGCCGCCCGCGCGCGGACCTATCTGCTCATGCTGCTGCTGACCGGAAGCATGCTGAGCATGTTCTTCTTCGGCACCCAGGTCCTGCAGGAGGTCCTCGGGCTCAGCGCCCTGCGGGCGGGGCTGGCGTTCCTCCCGCTGTCCCTGGGGATCCTGGTGTCGGCCTCACGGGCGTCGAGACTGCTGCCGAGGACGGGCCCCAAGCCGCTCATGCTGGTGGGCGCGGCGCTGAGCACGGGGGGCATGCTGTGGCTGGCGCAGGTGTCGGTGACCAGCAGCTACATCTCGGTCGTGCTCGGGCCGCTGCTGCTGTTCGGCGCCGGTCTGGGCCTGCTGTTCGTGCCGCTGAGCGTGAGCCTCGTCGCGGGTGTTCCCGCCGAGCACTCCGGCGCGGCCGCCAGCATGATGGTCACGACCCAGCAGGTCGGCGGCTCGCTGGGCCTGGCCGTCCTCGTCACCGTCTTCGGCGGCGCCGCCCGGCACGCACGCGGCGACGCGCCGGGCGGCCTCGCCCCCGGCGAGCTGGCGAGGTACGTCCTGGCGCACGGGGTGGCCGAGGCGTTCACCGTCGGCGCGATCGGCGTCGCGGTCATCTTCCTCACCGTGCTGCTGACCCGTCCGATCCCGGTCGGGGACACACCGCGGCCATCCGTTCCCGACCCCGCGACGGAGGCGGGAACGGAGGTGACGGGAACGGCCGGGGCCGGGGCGCTTGACGGTGGCCGGATCTGA
- a CDS encoding TetR/AcrR family transcriptional regulator: protein MEATGGRGLRVDAARNYERIIAAADQAFEDVGRAVTLEEVARRAGVGVATVYRRFRNRDQLLRTVFDHLVSTEIVPRLTRETDDPWHDLVGALEATVAALAGRQVILALARETDAFHVEGVHRYLESMERLLGRARDAGVVRPELERRDLSAVVVMALATVSPDDPAGLNRRRYLALLVDGLRPAPHVLPPPAPDGQQTSAAT from the coding sequence GTGGAAGCAACGGGCGGGCGGGGCCTGCGCGTCGACGCGGCGCGCAACTACGAGCGGATCATCGCCGCGGCCGACCAGGCCTTCGAGGACGTCGGGCGGGCCGTGACGCTGGAGGAGGTGGCCCGGCGCGCCGGCGTGGGGGTCGCGACGGTCTACCGCCGGTTCCGCAACCGCGACCAGTTGCTGCGCACCGTGTTCGACCATCTCGTCAGCACCGAGATCGTGCCCCGGCTGACCCGGGAAACCGACGACCCGTGGCACGACCTCGTCGGCGCGTTGGAGGCCACGGTGGCGGCGCTGGCGGGCCGGCAGGTGATCCTCGCCCTCGCCCGGGAGACCGACGCCTTCCACGTCGAGGGGGTGCACCGCTACCTGGAGTCGATGGAACGCCTGCTCGGCCGCGCCCGCGACGCCGGCGTGGTCCGCCCCGAGCTCGAACGCCGGGACCTGTCCGCGGTCGTCGTGATGGCCCTGGCCACGGTCAGCCCCGACGACCCGGCGGGCCTGAACCGCCGCCGCTACCTCGCGCTGCTCGTCGACGGGCTTCGCCCGGCCCCGCACGTCCTGCCACCCCCGGCCCCCGACGGCCAGCAGACCTCCGCGGCAACCTGA
- a CDS encoding FAD/NAD(P)-binding protein: MSATARIGVIGGGASAVCLLDALAHQHDLPAGNLAIFDGGRHLWRGRPYQPDLDAMRVNAIPRDMSVRAGDDGHLAEWLAARRLVVGAESSFLDPVSGAPFIPRALYGNYLEQSARVALVTLAARGWSVELHRRMVHRAVPTRHGLVLRTADGEEHEVDYAVLATGAGRPADPYGLAGCTGFVRDPYPAAERLAAIRRDDDLAVIGSGLTAVDVTLALAARGHTGRIRLHSRQAVLPAVRQRPARFTPRHVTAARFRAMAASGGSLALADLIVMIGAELAAAGENLDAVRTEIDAARREEPTHRLRRQLGAVNAPGGPLRILQQIMPDVGPDVWPLLPERDKDRLLATHHRAFMSLCCPMPPASAVALLGLLESGQLELIGGLERIERIEWTEGADGADGAEPGDGGFVASSAHGRHRAAVVVNAVNGRLGGATDLTAPMLTSLVDAGLAEPHPRGGFRLERATSRLTVDGRPSRRLFALGDLAMGSVFFTFGIQSLVDRAVDIVTSIQSDILDSGSAVHSARRAFRPAACDVLQPI; this comes from the coding sequence ATGTCAGCCACTGCGAGGATCGGCGTGATCGGCGGCGGCGCGTCCGCCGTCTGCCTTCTCGACGCACTGGCCCACCAGCATGACCTTCCCGCCGGCAACCTGGCGATATTCGACGGTGGTCGACACCTGTGGCGTGGCCGCCCTTATCAGCCGGACCTGGACGCGATGCGGGTCAACGCGATACCGCGGGACATGTCCGTACGGGCGGGCGACGACGGCCATCTCGCCGAGTGGCTCGCCGCCCGCAGGCTCGTCGTCGGCGCCGAGTCGTCCTTCCTCGACCCCGTCTCCGGTGCGCCGTTCATCCCGCGGGCGCTGTACGGCAACTACCTGGAGCAGTCCGCCCGGGTGGCGCTGGTGACGTTGGCCGCGCGTGGCTGGAGCGTCGAGCTGCACCGGCGGATGGTGCACCGCGCCGTGCCGACCCGCCACGGCCTGGTTCTGCGCACGGCGGACGGCGAGGAGCACGAGGTCGACTATGCGGTCCTCGCCACCGGCGCGGGCAGACCCGCCGACCCGTACGGGCTGGCTGGTTGCACCGGGTTCGTTCGGGATCCCTACCCGGCCGCCGAGAGGCTGGCCGCGATCCGCCGGGACGACGACCTGGCCGTGATCGGCAGCGGGCTGACCGCGGTCGACGTGACCCTCGCCCTGGCCGCCCGCGGACACACCGGCAGGATCCGGCTGCATTCCCGCCAGGCGGTCCTGCCCGCCGTACGCCAGCGGCCCGCCCGGTTCACCCCGCGCCACGTCACCGCGGCGCGGTTCCGGGCGATGGCCGCCTCCGGTGGATCACTGGCGCTGGCCGACCTGATCGTCATGATCGGCGCCGAGCTCGCGGCGGCGGGCGAGAACCTCGACGCCGTGCGGACGGAGATCGACGCCGCGCGCCGGGAGGAACCCACGCACCGGCTGCGCCGGCAGCTCGGTGCGGTCAACGCACCCGGTGGCCCGCTGCGCATCCTGCAGCAGATCATGCCGGACGTCGGGCCGGACGTCTGGCCGCTGCTGCCCGAACGCGACAAGGACCGCCTGCTGGCCACGCACCACCGCGCCTTCATGAGCCTGTGCTGCCCGATGCCGCCCGCCAGCGCTGTCGCGCTGCTGGGCCTGCTGGAGTCCGGGCAGCTCGAGCTGATCGGCGGACTCGAACGGATCGAGCGAATCGAGTGGACCGAGGGGGCCGACGGGGCCGACGGGGCCGAGCCGGGCGACGGCGGCTTCGTGGCGAGCTCCGCCCACGGCAGGCATCGGGCCGCCGTCGTCGTCAACGCCGTCAACGGCCGCCTCGGCGGCGCCACCGACCTCACCGCGCCGATGCTGACGTCGCTGGTGGACGCAGGCCTGGCCGAGCCGCATCCGCGCGGCGGGTTTCGCCTCGAACGCGCCACCAGCCGCCTGACGGTGGACGGTCGCCCGAGCCGGCGGCTGTTCGCACTCGGGGACCTCGCGATGGGCAGCGTCTTCTTCACCTTCGGCATCCAGTCCCTCGTGGACCGCGCCGTCGACATCGTCACCTCGATCCAGAGTGACATCCTGGATTCAGGGAGCGCCGTGCACAGCGCACGCCGCGCCTTCCGCCCCGCCGCGTGCGACGTCCTCCAACCGATCTGA